A genomic window from Candidatus Nitrosoglobus terrae includes:
- the pheA gene encoding prephenate dehydratase, which produces MDSNQQLQHVRARIDILDEQIQQLINERAGLACEIAQIKQALGLGESYFRPEREAEVLRRVLARNHGPISGQEMARLFREIMSACLALEAPLTVAYLGPEGTFTEDATLKHFGRSVKTRSVITISEIFREVEADIADYGVVPVENSTEGAVTSTLDQFLISPLQICGEVELRIHHHLLSKNEMISEIKRLYAHQQTLAQCQGWLNTHMLGCEHIAVSSNAEAARRVRNELDGCAAIASSRAQEIYGLQLLAANIEDEPRNTTRFLVIGSQSVVSSGNDKTSLLISGPNRPGLLYNLLRPLVDNGISMTRLESRPSRRGLWEYVFFIDIEGHQNDSKVAIALAALKEQASFLKLLGSYPRAVI; this is translated from the coding sequence ATTGACAGTAACCAGCAACTACAACATGTTCGTGCGCGTATAGATATTTTAGATGAACAGATTCAGCAATTGATTAATGAACGTGCTGGGCTTGCTTGTGAAATAGCGCAGATAAAGCAGGCACTTGGTTTAGGAGAGAGTTACTTTCGTCCAGAGCGCGAAGCTGAGGTTTTGCGGCGTGTTCTTGCCCGTAATCATGGACCGATTAGCGGGCAAGAAATGGCACGCTTGTTTCGGGAAATTATGTCAGCTTGTCTAGCATTAGAGGCACCTTTGACCGTGGCCTATTTGGGGCCGGAAGGAACATTTACTGAGGATGCTACGCTTAAGCACTTTGGTCGTTCGGTTAAAACGCGGTCAGTGATTACAATTAGTGAGATTTTTCGTGAGGTGGAAGCGGATATTGCTGATTATGGGGTAGTTCCGGTGGAAAATTCTACAGAGGGTGCAGTTACCTCTACGTTAGATCAATTTTTAATTTCTCCATTGCAAATTTGTGGCGAGGTTGAGCTGCGTATTCATCATCATCTTTTAAGTAAAAATGAGATGATTTCTGAGATAAAGCGCTTATATGCGCATCAGCAAACCTTAGCTCAGTGCCAAGGGTGGTTAAATACTCACATGTTAGGATGTGAGCATATTGCGGTGAGTAGCAACGCAGAAGCGGCACGTCGAGTCAGAAATGAACTTGATGGTTGTGCGGCAATCGCCAGTAGCCGCGCTCAGGAGATTTATGGGCTTCAGCTTTTAGCTGCTAATATTGAAGATGAACCTAGAAATACTACTCGGTTTTTAGTTATTGGTTCTCAATCTGTTGTTTCAAGCGGAAACGATAAAACTTCATTGCTGATCTCAGGGCCTAACCGCCCGGGTTTGCTATACAATCTATTACGTCCTTTAGTAGATAACGGTATTAGTATGACTCGATTAGAGTCCCGTCCCTCACGGCGTGGACTCTGGGAGTATGTGTTTTTTATTGATATCGAAGGGCATCAGAATGATTCTAAAGTAGCTATTGCCCTTGCTGCCCTTAAAGAACAAGCTTCCTTTCTCAAGCTATTAGGCTCCTATCCGCGAGCTGTCATATAA
- the serC gene encoding 3-phosphoserine/phosphohydroxythreonine transaminase: protein MARVYNFSPGPAMLPVEVMEQARDEMLDWRGTGMSVMEMSHRGKQFMSIAEQAEADFRELLAISDDYKVLFLQGGAASQFAMAPMNLLRGKKEADYLCTGHWSKKAIDEGRKFCKVNVVASTEKTGFKTIPPQRDWNLNPQAAYFHYTPNETIAGVEFHWIPKMGEIPLVVDMSSTLLSRPVDVSCFGAIYAGAQKNIGCAGLTIVIVRRDLMGQTLEGTPTMFNYQVQADNDSMYNTPPTYAWYISGLVFSWLKKKGGLAAMAQINRTKADTLYNFIDSSSFYHNPVEPASRSWMNIPFTLSDPSLDERFLEQAKKSSLTNLKGHRSVGGMRASIYNAMPQKGIDTLVEFMKEFERTQA from the coding sequence ATGGCACGTGTCTACAATTTTAGCCCTGGGCCAGCTATGTTGCCCGTTGAAGTGATGGAACAAGCTCGTGATGAAATGCTTGATTGGCGCGGTACTGGGATGTCAGTCATGGAAATGTCTCACCGAGGTAAGCAATTTATGTCTATCGCTGAACAGGCTGAGGCAGATTTTCGAGAATTGCTGGCTATTTCTGATGACTACAAAGTCTTATTTCTTCAAGGAGGTGCCGCTAGTCAATTTGCTATGGCTCCCATGAATTTACTTCGAGGAAAAAAAGAAGCGGATTATCTTTGTACAGGGCACTGGTCTAAGAAGGCGATTGATGAAGGGCGTAAATTCTGCAAAGTCAATGTAGTCGCTAGTACTGAAAAAACGGGATTTAAAACTATTCCACCTCAACGGGATTGGAATCTAAACCCGCAGGCCGCTTATTTCCATTACACGCCTAATGAGACTATTGCTGGGGTGGAGTTTCATTGGATTCCAAAGATGGGAGAAATACCGCTTGTAGTAGATATGTCCTCTACCTTGTTATCGCGCCCAGTAGATGTTAGCTGCTTTGGTGCCATTTATGCCGGAGCGCAGAAAAATATTGGTTGTGCGGGGTTAACTATTGTGATTGTACGCCGCGATCTGATGGGGCAAACCTTGGAAGGTACGCCCACCATGTTTAATTATCAGGTGCAGGCTGATAATGACTCAATGTATAACACGCCGCCTACTTATGCTTGGTATATATCGGGCTTAGTTTTTAGCTGGCTGAAAAAAAAGGGAGGGCTTGCGGCTATGGCACAAATAAATCGCACTAAGGCAGATACCCTTTATAATTTCATTGACAGCAGTAGTTTCTATCATAACCCAGTAGAGCCGGCTTCTCGTTCATGGATGAATATACCTTTTACCTTATCTGACCCTAGTTTAGATGAACGCTTCCTAGAACAGGCAAAAAAATCCAGCTTAACGAATCTTAAAGGACATCGATCGGTGGGTGGGATGAGGGCTAGTATCTACAATGCAATGCCTCAGAAGGGGATTGATACTTTGGTAGAATTTATGAAGGAGTTTGAGCGTACCCAAGCATAA
- a CDS encoding prephenate dehydrogenase — translation MIRRLCILGIGLIGGSLALALKQSGGVGEIVGYEQDSVRRSKALALGIVDRIESSLEEALKDADVVVLAVPLSAMEVLFQEMASSLKLGTVVTDVGSVKDSVVTAARARLGDNITYFVPGHPIAGAEKNGPEAATADLFFLHKVILTPLSENCASAVKVVRAMWRQVGAEVIETSASYHDKMLAGTSHLPHVLAYALVDLLTNLGETQEIFQFAAGGFRDFSRTASSDPIVWRDICLANREPLLDLLEQFRAELHRISEAILYSDEAKLVEIFTRAKAARDAHYKV, via the coding sequence GTGATTCGCCGCCTTTGTATTCTTGGTATAGGGTTGATTGGAGGCTCTTTGGCACTGGCGCTTAAACAATCAGGAGGGGTAGGTGAGATTGTAGGCTATGAGCAAGATTCAGTTCGTAGGAGTAAAGCGCTTGCTTTAGGTATTGTTGATCGTATTGAGTCTAGCCTTGAAGAAGCATTAAAAGATGCAGATGTAGTCGTACTAGCTGTCCCCTTAAGTGCAATGGAGGTATTGTTTCAGGAAATGGCCTCTAGCTTGAAGTTAGGGACGGTAGTCACCGATGTGGGCAGTGTCAAAGATAGTGTTGTTACTGCTGCTCGTGCTAGGCTAGGGGATAATATTACCTATTTTGTACCTGGGCATCCCATTGCAGGTGCAGAAAAAAACGGCCCTGAGGCAGCAACTGCCGATTTGTTTTTTCTCCATAAAGTTATTCTTACCCCCTTATCAGAAAATTGTGCCAGCGCAGTAAAAGTAGTAAGGGCTATGTGGCGCCAGGTGGGTGCCGAAGTAATAGAAACCAGTGCTTCCTACCACGATAAAATGCTGGCAGGTACTAGCCATCTTCCCCATGTGCTTGCATATGCATTAGTAGATTTATTAACTAATCTTGGAGAAACACAGGAGATTTTTCAATTTGCTGCAGGAGGATTTCGGGATTTCTCTCGTACTGCTTCTAGCGATCCTATTGTGTGGAGGGATATTTGTTTGGCTAATCGAGAACCTTTACTAGATTTACTTGAACAATTTAGAGCTGAGCTTCATAGAATAAGCGAGGCCATTTTATATAGCGATGAAGCAAAGCTTGTGGAGATATTCACTCGAGCTAAAGCTGCGCGAGATGCGCATTATAAGGTATAA
- the hisC gene encoding histidinol-phosphate transaminase yields MAKNLFYPLALAGVRELAPYQPGKPIEELEREYGVENAIKLASNENPLGASPLVTEAAYRALKDISRYPDGSGYALKAALSSYLGISADQITLGNGSSDLLEFVARVFVSHEHEVVYSQYCFAMYPLFTKILGAQGQVVPAKNFGHDLEAMARAINKQTRLVYIANPNNPTGTWLSADELEAFLSHIPTHVLVVLDEAYYEYVGNHINYPNSLAWLKIYPNLIITRTFSKAYGLASLRVGYGLSHRDLADLMNRVRPPFNVNSLALVAATVALQDQDHIQRSQIINRDGMAQLALAFTTMNLDYIPSAGNFVAVDVGEGGKVYEALLRHGIIVRPMVSYDLPRHLRVTVGQKDENTRFIQALAAVLEELR; encoded by the coding sequence GTGGCTAAAAATTTATTTTATCCGCTTGCGTTGGCGGGGGTACGCGAGTTAGCGCCTTATCAGCCGGGTAAGCCTATTGAAGAATTAGAGCGGGAGTATGGAGTAGAAAATGCGATTAAACTTGCTTCTAACGAAAATCCTTTGGGGGCAAGCCCTCTGGTAACGGAGGCGGCGTATAGAGCACTTAAGGATATTTCCCGTTATCCTGATGGGAGCGGGTATGCACTGAAAGCTGCCCTTTCTTCCTATCTTGGTATATCAGCAGATCAGATTACCCTGGGTAATGGATCTAGCGATCTCTTAGAATTTGTTGCCCGAGTTTTCGTTTCCCATGAGCACGAAGTTGTTTATTCCCAGTACTGCTTTGCCATGTATCCTTTATTTACCAAAATTTTAGGAGCCCAGGGTCAGGTTGTGCCTGCAAAAAACTTTGGTCATGATTTAGAAGCTATGGCTAGGGCAATTAATAAGCAGACGCGATTGGTATATATCGCTAATCCTAATAATCCAACCGGAACTTGGTTATCTGCTGATGAATTAGAAGCTTTCTTAAGCCATATTCCAACCCATGTTTTAGTTGTGTTGGATGAAGCTTATTATGAGTATGTAGGTAATCATATTAATTACCCTAACTCATTGGCTTGGCTAAAAATTTATCCTAATCTAATCATTACACGCACTTTCTCTAAGGCTTATGGTTTAGCAAGTTTACGCGTTGGCTATGGATTATCTCATCGGGATTTAGCGGACTTGATGAATAGGGTTCGTCCACCGTTCAATGTGAATAGTTTGGCTTTGGTAGCAGCCACTGTAGCACTACAGGATCAGGATCATATTCAACGTAGCCAGATAATAAACCGTGACGGAATGGCTCAGTTAGCGTTAGCCTTTACTACCATGAACTTAGACTATATTCCTTCAGCGGGTAATTTCGTAGCCGTTGATGTGGGAGAAGGTGGAAAAGTATATGAAGCCTTACTGCGGCACGGCATTATCGTTAGACCTATGGTGAGTTATGATTTACCAAGGCATTTACGGGTAACTGTGGGGCAAAAAGATGAAAATACCCGGTTTATTCAGGCCTTAGCAGCAGTGCTTGAGGAGTTAAGGTGA
- a CDS encoding phosphoglycerate dehydrogenase, with product MYKILTLNNISVKGLDRLPRDKYEVASETQNPDAILVRSQNMHEMALPATLKAVGRAGAGVNNIPVTSLSERGVVVFNTPGANANAVKELVLVSLFLAARNICQAWSAASNLIGTDDEIHREVEAKKKHFVGIELPGKVLGVVGLGAIGVQVANAALALGMRVIGYDPQITVKRAWALSAEVEQASSLDHLLSQVDFLSLHVPLVDATRKLINQEKIKIMKLGMRLLNFSRAEIVDEDAVINAIKEGKIAAYICDFPSNRLKGHPQVIALPHIGASTNEAEENCAVMVADQIREFLQDGNIRNSVNFPDVMLPRTEGWRIAIVNANVPTMVAKISTHLAEEGLNIIDMLNRSRGDLAYTLVDVDGTASERLITEIKNIHGVLSVRML from the coding sequence ATGTATAAGATATTGACGTTAAATAATATTTCTGTGAAGGGGCTGGATCGTTTACCACGAGATAAATACGAAGTGGCTTCTGAAACTCAAAATCCAGATGCCATTTTGGTACGATCTCAGAATATGCATGAGATGGCTCTTCCAGCTACATTAAAGGCGGTAGGTCGGGCGGGAGCTGGAGTTAATAATATCCCTGTAACAAGTTTGAGTGAGCGGGGTGTAGTAGTGTTTAATACCCCAGGTGCAAACGCTAATGCGGTCAAAGAGCTCGTATTGGTTAGCTTATTTCTGGCGGCTCGTAACATCTGCCAGGCTTGGAGTGCTGCCTCTAATTTAATAGGAACTGATGATGAGATTCATCGAGAAGTTGAGGCAAAGAAAAAACACTTTGTTGGCATTGAGCTTCCGGGAAAAGTGCTAGGGGTTGTTGGTTTGGGCGCTATTGGAGTGCAGGTAGCTAATGCCGCACTAGCATTGGGTATGCGAGTCATTGGATATGATCCACAAATTACTGTAAAACGAGCTTGGGCCTTATCTGCGGAGGTTGAGCAGGCTAGTAGTCTAGATCACTTGCTATCTCAGGTTGATTTTTTATCTTTACATGTCCCTCTGGTGGATGCCACTCGAAAGTTAATTAATCAGGAAAAAATAAAGATTATGAAGCTAGGGATGAGGCTTCTTAATTTTTCCCGGGCTGAAATTGTCGATGAAGATGCAGTTATTAATGCAATAAAAGAAGGTAAAATTGCCGCCTATATTTGTGATTTTCCTAGTAACCGATTGAAAGGGCATCCGCAAGTAATTGCGCTACCTCACATTGGGGCTTCTACCAATGAGGCTGAGGAAAATTGCGCTGTGATGGTGGCCGATCAGATTCGGGAGTTCCTACAAGACGGGAATATTAGAAATTCGGTAAATTTCCCAGATGTAATGCTGCCTCGCACAGAAGGTTGGCGGATCGCCATTGTTAATGCCAATGTTCCTACTATGGTTGCTAAAATTTCTACCCATCTAGCTGAAGAGGGGTTAAATATTATTGATATGCTTAATAGATCTCGAGGTGATCTAGCCTATACCCTAGTAGATGTGGATGGTACTGCTTCGGAGCGTTTAATTACTGAGATTAAAAATATCCATGGAGTCCTCTCTGTACGGATGCTATGA